A genomic window from Acidobacteriota bacterium includes:
- the secG gene encoding preprotein translocase subunit SecG, which translates to MLYYLVVAIYVLVSLLLLVVILLQQGKGGDIAAAFGGASSQTAFGARAGATVLTRATTILGSLFLVGAFALTLMGRSGGGSVVSGVGGPAQQAAPALPMPTLPSTPPATPPAGGASQTPAQGTPAAPATPAPNAPQSPAQNAPVQQPAPAGGPSGR; encoded by the coding sequence ATGCTCTACTACCTCGTCGTCGCCATCTACGTCCTGGTGTCGTTGCTGCTGCTGGTCGTGATCCTGCTGCAGCAGGGGAAGGGCGGCGACATCGCCGCGGCGTTCGGCGGCGCGAGCAGCCAGACCGCCTTCGGGGCCCGGGCGGGCGCCACGGTGTTGACGCGCGCGACGACGATCCTTGGATCGCTGTTCTTGGTGGGCGCCTTCGCGCTCACGTTGATGGGACGCAGCGGCGGCGGATCGGTGGTGAGCGGCGTCGGCGGCCCGGCGCAGCAGGCCGCCCCAGCGCTGCCGATGCCCACGCTGCCGTCGACTCCGCCCGCGACGCCGCCCGCCGGCGGCGCGAGCCAGACACCGGCACAGGGTACGCCGGCGGCGCCCGCCACACCCGCGCCGAACGCGCCGCAGTCGCCCGCGCAGAACGCACCCGTGCAGCAGCCGGCGCCGGCCGGCGGACCGTCAGGACGATAG
- a CDS encoding ABC transporter substrate-binding protein, translated as MPGLAKSWEVSQDGLTWTFHLRKGAKFSDGRPITAADVLFNFQVAYDATLHPSVQDLLVMNGQRFEITAPDDYTIVIETPQPNAMLVSLASSVPIMPKHVLEPAFKNGDFASAYSVSTPPDQIVTSGPFRLQQQVAGEKTVLGRNPYWFGVDEQRHRLPYLDEVVFVVVPDLDAADLKFRAGELDGLDSVKPENYVWYEQNQQSGNFTLHDTGPALSTNFFWFNLNKVRKPAAGKRVGDPVVDPAKYAWFNSAAFRKAVSMAVDRDAMIPSVFFGEAVKNWSQQTAGSKQWYSEDVLKYDYNPAESKKLLASLGFADRNGDGVLEDKAGHPIAFTLKTNSENRLRVSMANFIRDDLAKVGIRVTLTPIDFNTLVTNLRDDFQYEAALLGLQTGVPPDPGMGQNVWRSSGRTHYWNMAQPKPETPQEARIDQLMDVIVGTPDMPKRQAAWKEVEQTVNEQAWILWLPTQKIKLPLSNRFGNTQPSPIPHRLLWNIDRVFAKPRS; from the coding sequence GTGCCGGGCCTCGCGAAGTCGTGGGAGGTCAGCCAGGACGGGCTCACCTGGACGTTCCATCTGCGCAAGGGTGCCAAGTTCTCGGACGGCCGGCCGATCACGGCGGCCGACGTGCTGTTCAACTTCCAGGTGGCCTACGACGCCACGCTCCATCCGTCGGTGCAGGATCTGCTGGTGATGAACGGGCAGCGCTTCGAGATCACGGCGCCCGACGACTACACCATCGTCATCGAGACGCCGCAGCCGAACGCCATGCTGGTGTCGCTGGCCAGCTCGGTGCCGATCATGCCGAAGCACGTGCTCGAGCCGGCCTTCAAGAACGGCGATTTCGCGTCAGCCTACAGCGTGAGCACGCCGCCGGATCAGATCGTCACGAGCGGGCCGTTCCGCCTGCAGCAGCAGGTCGCGGGCGAGAAGACCGTGCTCGGGCGGAATCCGTACTGGTTCGGCGTCGACGAGCAGCGCCACCGTCTGCCCTATCTGGACGAGGTCGTCTTCGTGGTCGTCCCCGACCTCGACGCGGCGGACCTGAAGTTCCGGGCGGGCGAGCTCGACGGCCTGGACAGCGTCAAGCCGGAGAACTACGTCTGGTACGAGCAGAACCAGCAGTCCGGCAACTTCACCCTCCACGACACGGGGCCGGCGCTCAGCACCAACTTCTTCTGGTTCAACCTCAACAAGGTGCGCAAGCCGGCCGCCGGCAAGCGCGTCGGCGATCCCGTGGTCGATCCCGCGAAGTACGCGTGGTTCAACAGCGCGGCGTTCCGCAAGGCCGTCTCGATGGCCGTGGATCGCGACGCGATGATCCCCAGCGTGTTCTTCGGCGAAGCCGTCAAGAACTGGTCGCAGCAGACGGCCGGCAGCAAGCAGTGGTACTCCGAGGACGTCCTGAAGTACGACTACAATCCCGCGGAGTCGAAGAAGCTCTTGGCCAGCCTGGGGTTCGCCGATCGCAACGGCGACGGCGTCCTCGAGGACAAGGCCGGCCACCCGATCGCCTTCACGCTCAAGACGAACAGCGAGAACCGGCTGCGCGTCTCGATGGCCAACTTCATCCGCGACGACCTCGCGAAGGTCGGGATCAGGGTCACCCTCACGCCGATCGACTTCAACACGCTCGTCACGAACCTGCGCGACGACTTCCAGTACGAGGCGGCGCTGCTGGGGTTGCAGACCGGCGTGCCGCCGGATCCGGGCATGGGCCAGAACGTCTGGCGCTCCAGCGGCCGCACGCACTACTGGAACATGGCCCAGCCGAAACCGGAGACGCCGCAGGAAGCCCGCATCGACCAGTTGATGGACGTCATCGTCGGCACGCCCGACATGCCGAAGCGGCAGGCCGCCTGGAAGGAAGTCGAGCAGACGGTCAACGAGCAGGCATGGATCCTCTGGCTCCCGACGCAGAAGATCAAGCTGCCGTTGAGCAACCGGTTCGGGAACACGCAGCCCTCGCCGATCCCGCACCGGCTGCTGTGGAACATCGACCGCGTCTTCGCGAAGCCGCGGTCCTGA
- a CDS encoding ABC transporter permease has translation MRTYVLRRVLQTIPLLLGISFLSFLLLYLAPGDFLNTMAENPAISAETIEAMRRRFGLDQPWYVQYGLYLRNLLLDFDFGESFSRHQPVFTVISEGLGNTLMLAAASAIVTWALAVPLGVIAAVRQHSWVDKLLSVFAFVWLSIPEILSGLLLLMLAARTGWFPVGGMRSIDYDDLTPLGQALDLLWHLALPALAVGLVPLASRMRQMRASLLDVLRLDFVTTARAKGLDERVVVFKHALRNALNPMITLFGYTLGALVSGSFIAEIIFSWPGLGRLTLDAILSQDQYLVMGSVLMASVVLILGNLVADLLLAIADPRISYD, from the coding sequence ATGCGGACGTACGTTCTGCGGCGGGTGCTCCAGACCATCCCGCTGCTCCTCGGCATCTCGTTCCTGAGCTTCCTGCTGCTGTACCTCGCGCCGGGGGACTTCCTGAACACGATGGCCGAGAACCCGGCCATCTCGGCCGAGACGATCGAGGCGATGCGCCGGCGGTTCGGCCTCGACCAGCCGTGGTACGTGCAGTACGGCCTCTACCTCCGCAACCTGCTGCTCGACTTCGACTTCGGCGAGTCGTTCTCGCGGCATCAGCCGGTCTTCACGGTCATCAGCGAAGGGCTCGGCAACACGCTGATGCTGGCCGCGGCGTCCGCAATCGTCACCTGGGCGCTCGCGGTGCCGCTCGGCGTGATCGCCGCCGTGCGCCAGCACTCGTGGGTGGACAAGCTCCTGTCGGTGTTCGCGTTCGTGTGGCTGTCGATCCCGGAGATCCTGTCCGGCCTGTTGCTGCTGATGCTCGCGGCGCGCACGGGCTGGTTTCCGGTCGGCGGCATGCGATCGATCGACTACGACGACCTGACGCCGCTGGGTCAGGCGCTCGATCTGCTCTGGCATCTCGCGCTGCCGGCGCTCGCGGTCGGGCTCGTGCCGCTCGCGAGCCGCATGCGGCAGATGCGCGCGAGCCTGCTCGACGTGCTGCGCCTCGACTTCGTGACGACCGCGCGCGCGAAAGGCCTCGACGAGCGCGTGGTGGTGTTCAAACACGCGCTGCGCAACGCGCTCAACCCGATGATCACGCTCTTCGGCTACACGCTCGGCGCCCTCGTCTCGGGCTCGTTCATCGCCGAGATCATCTTCTCCTGGCCCGGCTTGGGCCGGCTGACGCTCGACGCGATCCTCTCGCAGGACCAGTACCTCGTCATGGGCTCGGTGCTCATGGCCTCCGTCGTGCTGATCCTCGGCAACCTCGTCGCCGATCTGCTGCTCGCGATCGCCGACCCGCGCATCAGCTACGACTGA
- a CDS encoding ABC transporter permease, producing the protein MAPVAAPVPPADPAVPRAEAAPALPPQSPARIFWRQFKRSPLAIAGGVLLLVFYGLATVAPFIAPYPPELMDRDRFFHPPQPPHWVTHDGHFIWRPLVHQTRLADARTFRYEEVPGAEQPIRFFVRGEPYRLLGLTASRRLFGVDGPARVYLLGTDSFGRDQFSRLLYGARISLTVGLVGIAISFTIGLLLGGIAGYFGGWIDTIIMRLSELLLSIPSLYLIIALRAVFPIDLPSQQVYLGIVAILSFIGWAGLARIIRGLVLSIRRNEFVTAAEALGVSRFRIIARHILPNTWSFVIVAATVSVPGYILGEVVLSFLGVGVQEPAASWGNMLNQARSLRALTSFPWLLYVPGAAIFLTVMAFNFLGDGLRDALDPRRVTGGKS; encoded by the coding sequence ATGGCGCCCGTCGCCGCTCCCGTGCCGCCGGCGGATCCCGCCGTTCCGCGAGCCGAAGCCGCTCCGGCGCTGCCGCCGCAATCGCCGGCGCGGATCTTCTGGCGCCAGTTCAAGCGCAGTCCGCTCGCCATCGCCGGCGGCGTGCTGCTGCTCGTGTTCTACGGGCTGGCCACCGTTGCCCCGTTCATCGCGCCGTATCCGCCCGAGCTGATGGATCGCGATCGGTTCTTCCACCCGCCGCAGCCGCCGCACTGGGTCACCCACGACGGCCACTTCATCTGGCGTCCGCTGGTACACCAGACGCGCCTCGCCGACGCGCGCACGTTCCGATACGAGGAGGTTCCGGGCGCCGAGCAGCCGATCCGGTTCTTCGTCCGCGGCGAGCCGTACCGCCTGCTCGGCCTGACGGCGAGCCGTCGGCTGTTCGGCGTCGACGGCCCGGCGCGCGTGTACCTGCTCGGCACCGATTCGTTCGGCCGCGACCAGTTCTCGCGCCTGCTCTACGGCGCGCGCATCTCGCTCACCGTCGGCCTGGTCGGCATCGCGATCTCCTTCACGATCGGCCTGCTGCTCGGCGGCATCGCCGGCTACTTCGGCGGCTGGATCGATACGATCATCATGAGGCTGAGCGAGCTCCTGCTCAGCATCCCGTCGCTCTACCTCATCATCGCGCTGCGCGCCGTGTTTCCGATCGACCTCCCCAGCCAGCAGGTGTACTTGGGCATTGTCGCGATCCTGTCGTTCATCGGATGGGCCGGCCTCGCCCGCATCATCCGCGGCCTGGTGCTCTCCATCAGGCGCAACGAGTTCGTCACCGCGGCCGAGGCGCTCGGCGTCAGCCGTTTCCGGATCATCGCGCGGCACATACTTCCGAACACCTGGTCCTTCGTCATCGTCGCCGCCACCGTGTCGGTGCCGGGCTACATCCTGGGCGAGGTGGTGCTGTCGTTTCTCGGGGTCGGCGTGCAGGAACCGGCCGCGTCCTGGGGCAACATGCTGAACCAGGCCCGGAGCCTGCGCGCGCTGACGTCGTTCCCCTGGCTGCTCTACGTCCCTGGTGCGGCGATCTTCCTGACCGTCATGGCGTTCAACTTCCTCGGCGACGGCCTGCGCGACGCGCTCGATCCACGCCGGGTCACGGGCGGCAAGTCGTGA
- a CDS encoding ABC transporter ATP-binding protein gives MSDRPNEPLLRLEELKTWFYTDDAVVRAVDGVSYAVHAGETLAVVGESGSGKSVTALSILRLVPEPPGRIVGGRILFRGRDLLGLQATEMRAIRGKEISMIFQEPMTSLNPVFTCGDQIAETLVLHERLDRRRARERAIALLDLVGIPAAAQRVDEYPHQLSGGMRQRVMIAMALACRPSVLIADEPTTALDVTIQAQILELLDRLQQELGMAVILITHDLGVVAETADRVAVMYAGQVVEYTDVRSAFARPLHPYTAGLQASIPTLGVERDRLRVIPGNVPNPARFPQGCRFHPRCPVFDPSRCLNPPELVEIEPGHMARCFRAGEIAAGTLNPLGEDGRDAARPLRVSEGRP, from the coding sequence ATGAGCGATCGACCGAACGAGCCGCTGCTCCGCCTCGAGGAGCTCAAGACCTGGTTCTACACGGACGATGCCGTGGTGCGCGCGGTGGACGGGGTGTCGTACGCGGTCCACGCCGGCGAGACGCTGGCCGTCGTCGGCGAGTCCGGCAGCGGGAAGAGCGTGACGGCGCTCTCGATCCTTCGGCTCGTTCCCGAGCCGCCTGGCCGGATCGTCGGCGGCCGGATCCTGTTTCGCGGACGCGATCTCCTCGGCCTTCAGGCGACGGAGATGCGCGCCATCCGCGGCAAGGAGATCTCGATGATCTTCCAGGAGCCGATGACGTCGCTCAACCCGGTGTTCACCTGCGGCGATCAGATCGCCGAGACTCTGGTGCTGCACGAGCGGCTAGATCGCCGGCGCGCCCGCGAGCGCGCCATCGCGCTGCTCGATCTGGTCGGCATCCCGGCGGCCGCTCAGCGCGTGGACGAGTACCCGCACCAGCTCTCGGGCGGCATGCGCCAGCGCGTGATGATCGCGATGGCGCTCGCCTGCCGGCCGTCGGTTCTCATCGCCGACGAGCCGACGACGGCGCTGGACGTGACGATTCAGGCACAGATCCTCGAGCTGCTCGATCGCCTGCAGCAGGAGCTCGGGATGGCCGTCATCCTGATCACGCACGATCTCGGCGTCGTCGCGGAGACGGCCGATCGCGTGGCCGTGATGTACGCCGGCCAGGTCGTCGAGTACACCGACGTGCGGTCGGCTTTCGCCCGGCCGCTGCATCCGTACACGGCCGGCCTGCAGGCATCGATTCCGACGCTCGGCGTCGAGAGGGATCGTCTCCGGGTGATCCCCGGCAACGTGCCGAATCCCGCGAGGTTCCCTCAGGGCTGCCGCTTTCACCCGCGCTGCCCGGTGTTCGACCCGTCGCGCTGTCTGAATCCGCCCGAGCTCGTCGAAATCGAGCCCGGTCACATGGCCCGCTGCTTCCGGGCCGGCGAGATCGCGGCCGGCACGCTGAATCCGCTGGGCGAGGACGGCCGCGACGCCGCGCGCCCCTTGCGCGTCAGCGAGGGGCGCCCGTGA
- a CDS encoding dipeptide ABC transporter ATP-binding protein: MTPLLDVTDLRKYFPIRKGVFSKTVGHVKAVDGVSFSVDAGEVLGLVGESGCGKTTTGRSILRLIEPTGGSVKFDGREIVGLPRRAMRALRREMQIIFQDPYSSLNPRLTIGSILSEALTTHGIARGRAVRGRVDELLTLVGLSPGHAARYPHEFSGGQRQRIGIARALAVSPRLIVADEPVSALDLSIQAQIINLLRDLQRSMQLTYVFVAHDLSVVEHISDRVAVMYLGRIIELAASEELYRNPRHPYTVSLLSAIPIPDPTRRRRRIVLSGDVPSPANPPAGCRFHPRCYLAQEICARVEPPLRTIADGHVSACHFAEEAREKAPSPL, translated from the coding sequence GTGACGCCGCTCCTCGACGTGACCGACCTCCGCAAGTACTTCCCGATCAGGAAGGGCGTCTTCTCGAAGACGGTCGGCCACGTGAAGGCCGTCGACGGCGTCTCGTTCTCGGTCGACGCCGGCGAAGTGCTGGGGCTCGTGGGTGAAAGCGGCTGCGGCAAGACGACGACCGGGCGATCGATTCTGCGGCTGATCGAGCCGACGGGCGGCAGCGTGAAGTTCGACGGGCGCGAGATCGTCGGGCTGCCGCGGCGGGCGATGCGGGCGCTCCGCCGCGAGATGCAGATCATCTTCCAGGACCCGTACTCGAGCCTGAATCCCCGGCTGACGATCGGCAGCATCCTCTCGGAGGCGTTGACGACACACGGCATCGCGCGGGGGCGCGCGGTCCGCGGACGCGTCGACGAGCTGCTCACGCTCGTGGGCCTCTCGCCGGGCCACGCCGCCCGCTATCCGCACGAATTCTCCGGCGGCCAACGGCAGCGGATCGGCATCGCGCGCGCACTGGCGGTGTCGCCGAGGCTCATCGTCGCCGACGAACCGGTCTCGGCGCTCGATCTCTCCATCCAGGCGCAGATCATCAACCTGCTGCGCGACCTGCAGCGCTCCATGCAGCTCACGTACGTGTTCGTCGCGCACGATCTGTCGGTCGTCGAGCACATCAGCGACCGCGTCGCGGTCATGTACCTCGGCCGGATCATCGAGCTGGCCGCGAGCGAGGAGCTGTACCGGAACCCGAGACACCCGTACACGGTCTCGCTGCTGTCGGCGATTCCGATTCCCGACCCGACGCGCCGGCGCCGGCGCATCGTCCTCAGCGGCGACGTGCCGAGCCCGGCGAATCCGCCGGCGGGCTGCCGCTTCCATCCGCGCTGCTACCTGGCGCAGGAGATCTGCGCGCGGGTCGAGCCGCCGCTGCGCACGATCGCGGACGGGCACGTCTCGGCCTGTCACTTCGCCGAAGAGGCGAGGGAGAAGGCGCCGAGCCCGTTGTAG
- a CDS encoding ABC transporter permease produces the protein MSSIAASLASDSAFVDRATEQLSVAEEATAVVTHRELLKNLVMRDLKLKYRGSVLGFAWSLANPLAMVIIYTLAFKYILGSTQPGYPFFVLLGVLAWTFFANSATMSTGAILESGGLIRSVRFPRAILPLATVCFNLAQYVLTVLVFVPVMLTILGVPPAWPMLLFPAVVILQAMFTFGVALMLSAATTHFRDVRHLVDVILPLCFWTTPIVYAIHQVPAVAVIGGAAVPLRTLIRLSPMSPFIVAYQRIFYEQTWPDPGSWGLAVAYAAGMLALGVYLFRRLETELLEHL, from the coding sequence ATGTCGTCGATCGCCGCGAGCCTCGCGTCGGATTCCGCGTTCGTCGACCGCGCGACCGAGCAGTTGTCCGTGGCCGAGGAAGCCACCGCGGTCGTCACCCATCGCGAGCTGCTCAAGAACCTCGTGATGCGCGATCTGAAGCTCAAGTACCGCGGCTCGGTGCTCGGCTTCGCCTGGTCGCTCGCGAACCCGCTCGCGATGGTGATCATCTACACGCTGGCCTTCAAGTACATCCTCGGCAGCACGCAGCCGGGCTACCCGTTCTTCGTGCTGCTCGGCGTGCTCGCCTGGACGTTCTTCGCGAACTCCGCGACGATGTCGACCGGCGCCATCCTCGAATCGGGCGGCCTGATTCGCTCGGTCCGGTTTCCCCGTGCGATCCTGCCGCTCGCGACCGTCTGCTTCAACCTCGCCCAGTACGTGCTGACGGTGCTCGTGTTCGTGCCGGTCATGCTGACGATCCTCGGCGTCCCTCCGGCCTGGCCGATGCTCCTGTTCCCAGCCGTCGTCATCCTGCAGGCCATGTTCACGTTCGGCGTGGCGCTGATGCTCTCGGCCGCGACGACGCACTTTCGCGACGTCCGCCACCTCGTCGACGTGATCCTCCCGCTCTGCTTCTGGACGACGCCGATCGTGTACGCCATTCACCAGGTGCCGGCGGTGGCCGTGATCGGTGGCGCGGCCGTGCCATTGCGCACGTTGATCCGCCTGAGCCCGATGTCGCCGTTCATCGTGGCGTACCAGCGCATCTTCTACGAACAGACGTGGCCCGATCCGGGATCGTGGGGGCTGGCCGTCGCCTACGCGGCCGGGATGCTCGCGCTGGGCGTGTACCTGTTCCGCCGGCTGGAGACGGAGCTCCTCGAGCACCTCTGA
- a CDS encoding ABC transporter ATP-binding protein encodes MDVIVADRVSKLFMLRHNYTPQLKVRVLSVFHREKRHSVEPFWAVRDVSFGIAVGEVVGIVGRNGSGKSTLLKMVAGLQRPTRGHLFVARRARVVAIIELGAGFHPELTGRENVYLEASIYGFDRRQIEAIYPRIVAYSGLEQFMDLPLKGYSSGMAMRLGFSVAAHLDPDILLLDEVFAVGDADFKARCVETLLEFRARGKTILFVSHSADAVRELCSRVCVLQQGQLTFDGPTEEGLAWYEQSIAAADDAMVRR; translated from the coding sequence ATGGACGTGATCGTCGCCGACCGCGTGTCCAAGCTCTTCATGCTGCGGCACAACTACACACCGCAGTTGAAGGTGCGCGTCCTGTCCGTGTTCCACCGGGAGAAGCGGCACAGCGTGGAACCGTTCTGGGCGGTACGCGACGTCTCGTTCGGCATCGCCGTCGGCGAGGTCGTCGGCATCGTCGGCCGCAACGGCTCGGGGAAGAGCACCCTCCTGAAGATGGTGGCCGGCCTCCAGCGGCCGACGCGCGGGCATCTCTTCGTGGCGCGGCGCGCGCGGGTCGTCGCCATCATCGAGCTCGGCGCCGGGTTCCACCCCGAGCTGACCGGCCGGGAGAACGTCTACCTCGAGGCGTCGATCTACGGGTTCGACCGCCGGCAGATCGAGGCGATCTACCCGCGCATCGTCGCGTACTCGGGCCTCGAGCAGTTCATGGATTTGCCGTTGAAGGGGTACTCGTCGGGCATGGCGATGCGGCTCGGGTTCTCCGTCGCCGCGCACCTCGATCCCGACATCCTGCTGCTCGACGAAGTCTTCGCGGTCGGCGACGCCGACTTCAAGGCACGCTGCGTCGAGACGTTGCTGGAGTTCCGGGCGCGCGGCAAGACGATTCTCTTCGTGTCGCACTCGGCGGACGCCGTCCGGGAGCTCTGCAGCCGCGTCTGCGTCCTGCAGCAGGGCCAGCTCACCTTCGACGGCCCGACCGAGGAGGGGCTGGCGTGGTACGAACAGTCGATCGCCGCGGCCGACGACGCCATGGTGCGCCGGTGA
- a CDS encoding YfhO family protein produces MIDAARRRQRRFGMLAVAAILLLANFNIVFLGQSLVATANYHPFDNRFTGMSPRDIGPAFVNWHDQGATWWQWEPAGQAFSRAFRRLHVPLWDPSIGAGVDAHTELTSGQYYPPYTLVLLAGNSALLRDAYYLAQLLFAGICALLLLLRHRFEMPAAVAFAACYVLGGAMTQNVNAILGQSQAVLPCLLLVTDWLIERPVARRIGLAALAYGNCVLASFLPIVISGFVLAALYVAVALFTRPHHRAVSAEGESAAPWTRRAIAIRSLAAVALGLGLTAFVLVPVEAISSSVEVFTRWYRDIGFIAYNLAQTITLVSPIVGFDAWQIPDRSLHLFPTDGAPMFYAGLLPILLACFARPGRLAGQRHLFVFFLVSAVLLAAKLLGLRPAQWLAYLPVLNTLHFAPYFGGALTLAIAGLAACGVQRLTMRRPTTVDVVCGPVLIAAAVWAALVFAATQPINAALPRRAFVHVAAGAAAEAARLLVVAIGFVGLVVLHRKRERPVLFGVGVVVLICAELLPLQARARFGRADVWRSPPQYVRLLQNDGSLFRIHSTHDLALTANVSQAFGISSIASRVPFNPDRYTELVRHYFETRPLPYPLPSALLPRSRVILDVLNVKYLIPVAPPDEEIARLDELGFEYRAKDGPFLLLVNRSVWPRAYVASRVTVAASPAAALEAVGNLQRGDVVLEESPRLVRAAAGVEARVSRIDYGDNRVRIDVTAAGPALVVLSDAWAPGWTAYVDGRPAPILRANYAFRAVEVPGTATVEFRYWPPGLTAGLIATATALLTVTALLLYGRTRPTRPVVPVVPAPKNG; encoded by the coding sequence GTGATCGACGCGGCCCGCCGCCGGCAGCGGCGGTTCGGGATGCTCGCCGTCGCCGCGATTCTGCTCCTCGCCAACTTCAACATCGTCTTTCTCGGCCAGTCGCTCGTCGCGACGGCGAACTACCATCCCTTCGACAACCGCTTCACCGGCATGTCGCCGCGCGATATCGGCCCGGCGTTCGTCAACTGGCACGACCAGGGCGCCACGTGGTGGCAGTGGGAGCCCGCCGGGCAGGCGTTCTCGCGCGCGTTCCGCCGGCTTCATGTCCCGCTGTGGGATCCCTCGATCGGCGCGGGCGTCGACGCGCACACCGAGTTGACGAGCGGACAATACTATCCGCCCTACACGCTCGTGCTCCTCGCCGGCAACAGCGCGCTGCTGCGGGACGCGTACTACCTCGCGCAACTGCTGTTCGCGGGCATCTGCGCGCTGCTGCTGCTCCTCCGGCATCGTTTCGAGATGCCGGCCGCCGTGGCGTTCGCGGCCTGCTACGTGCTCGGCGGCGCGATGACGCAGAACGTGAACGCGATCCTCGGCCAGAGCCAGGCCGTGCTGCCCTGCCTCCTGCTCGTCACCGATTGGCTGATCGAACGGCCCGTGGCGCGGCGCATCGGCCTCGCGGCGTTGGCCTACGGGAACTGCGTGCTCGCGTCGTTCCTGCCGATCGTGATCTCGGGCTTCGTGCTCGCGGCGCTGTACGTCGCGGTCGCGCTGTTCACGCGCCCGCATCATCGCGCCGTCTCGGCGGAGGGCGAGTCCGCCGCGCCGTGGACTCGCCGGGCCATCGCGATCAGGAGCCTCGCCGCCGTCGCGCTGGGACTGGGGCTGACGGCGTTCGTGCTCGTCCCTGTGGAGGCCATCTCTTCGAGCGTCGAGGTGTTCACGCGCTGGTACCGAGACATCGGCTTCATCGCGTACAACCTCGCGCAGACGATCACGCTCGTCTCGCCGATCGTCGGATTCGACGCCTGGCAGATCCCCGATCGGAGCCTCCACTTGTTTCCGACCGATGGCGCGCCGATGTTCTACGCTGGGCTCCTGCCCATCCTGCTCGCCTGCTTCGCCAGGCCGGGTCGTCTGGCGGGACAGCGACATCTCTTCGTCTTCTTCCTCGTCTCGGCCGTGCTCCTGGCGGCGAAGCTGCTGGGGCTCCGGCCGGCGCAGTGGCTGGCCTACCTGCCCGTGCTCAACACGCTGCACTTCGCGCCGTACTTCGGCGGAGCGCTCACGCTCGCCATCGCCGGACTCGCGGCGTGCGGCGTGCAGCGGCTCACGATGCGCCGCCCGACGACCGTCGACGTCGTGTGCGGTCCGGTGCTGATCGCGGCCGCCGTCTGGGCCGCGTTGGTGTTCGCCGCCACGCAGCCGATCAACGCCGCCCTGCCGCGACGGGCTTTCGTGCACGTCGCCGCCGGCGCCGCCGCCGAAGCGGCACGGCTCCTCGTCGTGGCGATCGGCTTCGTCGGGCTCGTCGTCTTGCACCGGAAGCGGGAGCGTCCGGTGCTGTTCGGCGTCGGGGTCGTCGTGCTGATCTGCGCCGAGCTCCTGCCGCTGCAGGCCAGGGCACGATTCGGACGGGCGGACGTCTGGCGCTCGCCGCCTCAATACGTTCGCCTGCTGCAGAACGACGGGTCGCTCTTCCGGATCCACAGCACGCACGACCTGGCGTTGACCGCCAACGTGTCCCAGGCGTTCGGGATCTCCTCCATCGCGTCTCGCGTGCCCTTCAATCCGGATCGCTACACCGAGCTCGTACGGCACTACTTCGAGACGCGGCCGCTGCCTTACCCGCTGCCGTCGGCGCTGCTCCCCCGTTCGCGCGTCATCCTGGACGTGCTGAACGTGAAGTACCTCATCCCCGTGGCGCCGCCGGACGAGGAGATCGCCCGGCTCGACGAGCTGGGCTTCGAGTATCGCGCCAAGGACGGTCCGTTCCTGCTGCTCGTCAACCGCTCGGTGTGGCCGCGCGCGTACGTCGCGAGCCGGGTCACCGTTGCGGCGTCACCGGCGGCGGCGCTCGAGGCCGTCGGCAACCTGCAACGAGGCGATGTCGTCCTCGAGGAATCGCCCCGCCTGGTCCGCGCGGCCGCTGGCGTCGAGGCGCGCGTCAGCCGGATCGACTACGGAGACAACCGCGTGCGGATCGACGTCACGGCCGCCGGGCCCGCCCTCGTCGTGCTGTCCGACGCGTGGGCGCCGGGATGGACGGCGTACGTCGACGGCCGCCCCGCCCCCATCCTGCGCGCGAACTACGCATTTCGCGCCGTGGAGGTGCCCGGCACCGCCACGGTGGAGTTCCGCTACTGGCCGCCCGGCCTGACAGCCGGCCTCATCGCCACCGCGACGGCCCTGCTGACCGTAACGGCGCTGCTCCTCTACGGCCGCACACGGCCAACGCGCCCCGTCGTACCTGTCGTACCCGCGCCGAAAAACGGTTGA